The Anomalospiza imberbis isolate Cuckoo-Finch-1a 21T00152 chromosome 8, ASM3175350v1, whole genome shotgun sequence DNA window TTACCTTCCCTTTGCCCCTAAATAGCTCTTACTTTtgttccagcagagctggatcTACTTCTGGCCAGACCTTTGTGCAGAATAAAGTAATTGCATTATTTCTAGTTTTGATTTATAGATGTATGTAGCATGTAAAGAACTGTGATAAATTGCTGACAGAATATCATATAATGGACAGCACAGTGAATCAAGCTGCTTATTGGTTCAGCAAGGTTCATTAtgtcatttttttaatgctgcctTTGATGAATGTGTACACCCACTCCACTGCATGACAACGGTTTCATTTGATTTATGGCTGTGTGGTGGAGAAAGAACACTCACTGTACAGGTGTGACATCAGTTTGTGAAGAAGATTTAAGATATTTAATGCTCTTTATGCCTTTGTTTCCCTATATGtacacaaacacattttatATAGTGTTTATGAATATTTCTGGACTAATTTTTACatcaataacaaaaaaaacctgtccTGTTAAAATGTGTAACTACTATTGGCTCAAAGTTTTCATACCTTTTTTAGGAGTAATTGGGATCATCAGAAATTTTGGGCAACTCCTGTGTGAATATTAAGGACTTCTCCCATCTTAAAATCTCAGTCTTAAGAGTTCTGTAATCACATTTTAGAGAAGAAAGCACGCTGGGTGGATGAGGGTTGGTTaaagaaagctttttttatCTGTATGTATGCATACACACCTGTCTGTTTAGCTTTTTATTAGAAATTAActttttgaaaatgtatttgtagCAAATGAAGAGAAAACTTGTTGTGTCTGGTGTTTCAGTGCAGTCTTACATGAACCAAGCAGCTTTGTTGGGCTTCATCAGAGAACCAGAAagtgaaaacaaatgaaattgtCCAAGCACGTGCCAAAAGCAAACTGATTCTCTGCCAGGATACCAGATCTCTTACACTTGTAATTCCTGATCCGAGGAACACCCAAGACATGTTTCCTGTGTGTTTGGCTGCATTTGATCACTGGAAAAAGCTCATTCTCATCATTTGCTCTTGTTAGCAGCTCAGTGGCAGCTGTAGGTAGCTGGATTCCATCTGCTTATGTATCAACAACTTGGAATTCATTCCATggcacaggtttttttttttttttgaccaaacctctttcctttttcttgtatttttttaacatattaCCAGATGAACTGCATCCCAAGCAATAGCTGGAAACAACAATTCATGCACTGAATATTTTCATATGAAATTAAATAAGCCAGAATTTCCCACTGAGCCAGATTTTGGGGTAGAGTTAAAATTCCAAGtcattatcttttttttaatatgtcaaGCATATTGCTTTCTTCAAATTCACTTAGTTTTATTAAAGTACACAAAGgaatggttttttttaaataatattttggcaATCTATTTTATTAACATGAAGCTCAACTCAAAATACTCAGTTTATAAAGAGAAATACTTGGTTACCAGGTGgaggaaaacagagaagaacATGTATGATGTGGTTTTTGAGGACTAAACTGCAGGATCATCAGCTGACAGTGGGAATGCAAAACCAATCCGAGATTAATTCCAATATCCATCACTTCCCCTCCTGTTCCTTTGTATGGGTTTTCCTTTTGCCATTAATTTTGGTAAATTTAATGCCTGGAATAGTTTTTGAGCTTTTGAATGCTACATCAGGGTGTTCTCACTAACCAGCTGCACATTCCTGCTGCTTATCCCAAATTTGGGTTCTAAATGAAAGCTTAAGGGAATTCTGCTGCTGAGCATTCCGTGGGAGATGTCACCAGTTGTGTTAGTGCTCATTGCTGACAGCTGACTCTGTACAAAGAGCAGGGTGCTTTCCAGGCTAATATCAGtgttaaatactgtaaatatttttttggaAGGTCTACACCCTCTCTGTGTCTGGGGACAGACTGATTGTGGGGACCGCAGGTCGGAGGGTGCTGGTGTGGGATTTGAGGAACATGGGATACGTTCAGCAGCGAAGGGAATCGAGCCTGAAATACCAGACCCGCTGCATCAGAGCATTCCCCAACAAACAGGTATGGGAGCAATGGCAGTGGTCACGTTTCTGCTGAATCTTCTTCAGGAAAATGGGGCTTTAttttcaagtttatttttcattggGGATGTGTTTTGTAATCAAACTTTGGGAGGGGGGAGGCTTCCTGGGGTATTTAATTCTTTTTAGTGCAGCTTAGCAATGTTTGCCACTGACTTAGCAGCGTATTGTGTTATTGTTTTGTTCCTCAAGATTTGTCTCCTTTTTAGAAAGAACCTATTTAATGAATCACAATGCTGACATGTAATTAATAAAAAACATCCTTCCCCTCCCCGGTTGCAGTAGAAGAGAGAAAGCCAGAACTGGTGGTTCCTAAGCAGCTTTTGTGCTTTGTAACCCAGGGTTCTTGAACAGTCTGTGAACAGGGGCAGGATTAAAACTGCATggatataatttatatatttttcattttttttttttgctctctgAGTCTGTGGCATGCACTGCAGAACCCTGGATCCATTATCCAGGGGGAATTGTACAATTCAGGTGCTCCTACAGCTGTTCTGTGCAAGTTAACGTGGTGTGTCTGTGGTATTTCTTTCTTCAAGGAAAGCAAGAAGATTGGCTTTCTCTGCCAAACTAATTTGTAAGGGAATTTTCCCCTGCGCAGAGTGATAGTACAGGAATTGCAAGACCTACTTACTTGTTCTTGAACTGGCATGAATGCTTTGTCCATTTTCAGTTCTAGTTATAGTAAAACAAGCTGATCTTCCAGATTGTATTGTATGATGGATTTTAAAGAGCCCTGTTATAGCTAGATATCATTGCAATCCTATTTCTGAAAAGATCTATTATGGACTTAACTCAAAAGTGATAATAAAAGCatctcaggttgctccaagtcaGGACTGTAATTAACTGGATAAGTGAACACAACTTGTAATCAAGTTTCACTGAAAATACTATTTCAGCTTGAGTGTTTAGTTGTTAGTATAAAGCTCTGAACGAATTTTAATGTAATGTAATTCCGAAACTAAATAGTCCTGTGAGTATCTCTCATATTTCAGATATTTAGGCCTTGGGGGATAGGTGAGCAAATGCAAGGTGTTCTTATCtcttgaaatttttttccccagagacAAGCTTGTTTTTCGACCTGCAGAGGTAATTACAAGTCTCATTGTCAGCTTAAAACTGATGCAACGAGAATCTCTCTTAGGAAGCTTTTTTCTGCCTTACCACTTTCCTAGAATTTAGAAGGCTATGAAATAAAATCGTATTGCAGTCTTTTCTCCAGTTGTAAACTTCTAAAACTTGTagctccaattttttttttttcttgttaggGTTATGTTTTAAGTTCTATTGAAGGTCGTGTAGCCGTGGAATATTTGGATCCAAGCCCAGAAATCCAGAAGAAGAAATATGCATTCAAATGTCACCGTTTGAAGGAGAATAACATCGAGCAGATTTATCCAGTTAATGCCATTTCTTTCCATAATGTCCACAACACGTTTGCTACAGGTAAATACTCAATTCTTTGTAACACTTGCCTCAGTTCCTTTAGTTTTGATGTAAACAGATAAACCTTTACTTCATATGCCCTGacttttaaagcatttaagTTGTATTCATGCTGCAAGCagggttttaaaattatttgctgtAGTGAGAGTTCTtaattcttaatattttttcccccaagcaCAAGCTTGTGTTTGGACCTGCAGGTGTAATCACAAGTCTCACTGTCAGCTTAAAACTATGATGCGATGAGAATCTCTCTTAGAAAGTTTTTTCCTACCTTAACCACTTTCTTAGACTTTAGAGTGCCATGAGATAAAATTGTATTGCAGTCTTTTCTCCAATTACCTGCTTTAACAGGGAGTTTGGGCAATGCTCATTGTGCTCTTTACCGAATGAATCAGCCTTGTGTTTTTCCTGACAAAGTAATTACGAGtagttttctttttgtcctgTGCTGCATCTCTTCAgcttcattttttccctcagttaTAACTTATTTTTGAAACCCTGACTTGCAGGCGGCTCCGACGGCTTTGTGAACATCTGGGATCCCTTCAACAAGAAGCGGCTGTGCCAGTTCCATCGCTATCCCACCAGCATTGCCTCCCTGGCCTTCAGCAACGACGGCACCACCCTGGCCATCGCTTCCTCCTACATGTACGAAATGGACGACATCGAGCACCCCGAGGACGGCATCTACATCCGCCAAGTGACAGATGCAGAAACAAAGCCCAAGTGAGTGTCTGCTTCAGCTGCACTTGAGGCTCTCTGAGCCTCCACCCCAAGATTTATTAATTTTCCTAAATTCATGAATAGTATTATTGATGGCAGGAGATAGTGCAGCTTGACAGTAGGGCTGGGTTCGATGTTATCTCCTTCGCCCAAGCTTTCAATATCCGTAGGTTGATAGACGGCTGATGGATAAAATTGTGCCTGGTTGTTTAGAGGGAGAAGAATGTCAAACTCTTATCCCCTTTCAATAGGTGCTATTATATGAAGCTGTAGAGTTATTGGGAGCTCATTGCTTCAGGAATTGAGTGAAGAATTCAAGAATAATTTATTGGAGTAAATGGTACCGTGTTTGGATATTTAAAACTTGGAATGAATGCGATCTGTCACTCTGAGTATGCACCCAGCTGTCAGAGTGAGCAGTGAATTTAGATTCTGTTCTGGGAAGGTTGTGTAAAATCAAGGGAAAACTCTCTCAGTTCCTGCGTGTTGGAGTTTGCTGCAGCCCTTTGATAACACACTTTTCTGTCATTGTTGCTGTCAGAACGAGGCAAACTGATTGATGGAGGTAAAAATTCCTGTTCAGCTTGCTTTGGCATCGGTGTTACATAGAAAAATTGCCATCCCAGTGCAGAATTGTGCTGCCCTTAATGATGGAGGCACAGGAGCAGTTGGCTTTATTTTGAAATTCCTGTGCTTTATCACTGctaggtttttttctctcttctagTACTCAATCTGTCTTATACTTTATCAGGTTGTCTCCATTATTAAAAGTGTCTGTGAAAACAGATACGTAAGTGATCAAATTTCTTGAGTTTAAAACCTCAAGATCTTTCCGTCCAGTCCCTGTTGCTTTGGAACAGCTCTTTTATACCTATGAATGTGAGATATTTATTATTGTATAACTTCCACATCTCTCACTTGGAGATACttgttttaaagtaattttgatACTCCTAGAAAAATAAAGCCAGAACTATTTTAGTATTTATTTCTGGGAGTTCCTCAAGTGGAAAAATCCAAATAtggcaattaatttttttttaaatgaggtTGTACTTGTTAGATACATTTATgagttgttttgttgtgtttttcaAAGTTGATAAAAGAATATTTGCTGCTGTTGGTTTTCTAATAGTAAAAACtgctttcaggtttttttttttttattcattgcTACTTAGAGTTGCTAATTCTATAGATGCTTCATTCTGCTGTACAAGGAGGTTAATCTACAATTAAACAATATTTCCTCTTGGCCCTCCattattttctgaaacagaTGGTTCATCATTTCCTGGGCTGTTAAACACAGCAAGGTTAAGGTTAGGCTCTTGGGAATCAGCTAGTTTGGAATCTTATTAGGCTGTAGAAGGAAAACTAATAAGAATACTCCTTAATATCATTTTGTGACTGTAAACAATTATTTATTAGCAAACAATTGATCCCAGAAGGGCAAATTGTTTGAGTCAGTAATGAGCTGAGAAAAGACAGAGCACATCTGtgtatttggaaaataattGTAACGTAATTGCAATGCATTTAGACAGGCATCTTTTTGGACCTGTTTCTATCTTTAAATGAATTTCTGAAAACATTAACGAGGTTTGTATGCTTTTCTGACATTTACAAGTTGCTTGTGCCAACCTTAGGGCACTAAGAATGATGGGTATATTTTAGTGGTTCAGTAGTGTGAGTCATCTCTGGTTTATTCTAAAAATAAGTTACTTAGGACAGAAGACTAATGGCAGTTTCATAGTGATCTTTTTGCATGTTAATTTGAGTCACGGTGTTTCTGCACAATGCATTCTTAGTGCATCAAGATGGTGCCATATTATGTAAAGATCACTTTTTTCATCATTGAACTCCTATATTCTGTATCGTGGTACAAGTGAAAGCTGGCTTTCTGTTTTCCTAGGATGGTGAATGTTCTACCTGCTAATGATTGCTCTAAATAGTCTTCCTAAAATAGAGTTTATTTGTTGCAGGTCTACTTAGACTACTGCTGCTATTCCTTCTCTGCAAGAGATGCTCACCTGCTCCTAACAAGGCCCCACTAAAACAAGCGAAGTGAGAAGAACAATCTTTGTACTCATGTTGTTTTCAATTAagaaatgtttgtttgtttattgtaGTTTGTCTAAATCTGTCATTCCTTGCCTGCTTATAATGTGAGTGAAGCTATTTTCTTTATCTGCTGTCTGGAGCTGAATTAGTTCAATCCTGTAGataaccttttaaaaatttagatATTTTGTAGTATCTGATTATGAAAACTTTCACTGCTTTCTTATTTGTTCAATAAATATCTGtagatttttgaaaataaatactttgtgTATTAGCTTTTACTGATTTTGAAACAAATGTTGAGACCAAACCATTAAATTGCAGGAGTTACTGAGTTCTAGATCTTCCTGATGGAAAAATTTCTGAGTCTTTAATCTTTTTCCAGTGAGATGAACCGggatataaaaagaaattttttcttttgagtatTACCACTAAAAG harbors:
- the BUB3 gene encoding mitotic checkpoint protein BUB3, whose amino-acid sequence is MKTMTGSNEFKLNQTPDDGISSVKFSPNTSQFLLVSSWDTTVRLYDVPANTMRLKYQHSGPVLDCAFYDPTHAWSGGLDQQLKMHDLNTDQENLVGAHDAPIRCVEYCPEVNVMVTGSWDQTVKLWDPRTPCNAGTFSQPEKVYTLSVSGDRLIVGTAGRRVLVWDLRNMGYVQQRRESSLKYQTRCIRAFPNKQGYVLSSIEGRVAVEYLDPSPEIQKKKYAFKCHRLKENNIEQIYPVNAISFHNVHNTFATGGSDGFVNIWDPFNKKRLCQFHRYPTSIASLAFSNDGTTLAIASSYMYEMDDIEHPEDGIYIRQVTDAETKPKST